One stretch of Chiroxiphia lanceolata isolate bChiLan1 chromosome 1, bChiLan1.pri, whole genome shotgun sequence DNA includes these proteins:
- the PTP4A3 gene encoding protein tyrosine phosphatase type IVA 3, with protein MARMNRPAPVEVCYKNMRFLITHNPTNATLNTFLEDLKKYGATTVVRVCEVTYDKTPLEKDGITVMDWPFDDGAPPPSKIVEDWLNLLKTKFCEDPGCCVAVHCVAGLGRAPVLVALALIESGMKYEDAIQFIRQKRRGAINSKQLTYLEKYRPKQRLRFKDPHNHKNKCCIM; from the exons ATGGCCCGGATGAACCGCCCTGCGCCGGTGGAGGTCTGCTACAAAAACATGAGGTTCCTCATCACCCACAACCCCACCAATGCCACACTCAACACCTTCTTGGAG gacCTGAAGAAATACGGTGCCACCACGGTTGTGCGAGTGTGTGAAGTGACCTATGACAAGACCCCCCTGGAGAAGGATGGCATCACCGTCATG GATTGGCCCTTTGATgatggagcacctcctcccagCAAGATAGTGGAAGACTGGCTCAACTTGCTGAAGACCAAGTTCTGCGAGGACCCCGGGTGCTGCGTGGCTGTGCACTGTGTGGCTGGGCTAGGGCG TGCTCCTGTCCTTGTTGCACTGGCCTTGATCGAGAGCGGGATGAAGTATGAAGATGCCATCCAGTTCATCCGACA GAAGCGCAGAGGAGCCATCAACAGCAAGCAGCTGACATACTTGGAAAAATACCGACCAAAGCAGAGACTCCGATTTAAGGACCCTCACAACCACAAGAACAAATGCTGCATCATGTAA